A stretch of DNA from Pseudonocardia hierapolitana:
CGGGCGCCAGCCGGCGCCATGGCCCGCCGGGGCGGCAGCGGTAGGCGATCGTGTCGCGGTGCATCCCGAGTTCGACGAGGTCGCGGACGAGGACGACGAGACCGCCCCGGTAGGCGACGAGATCGTCGAGGTCGGGGACGTCCGTGCGGCGGCGAGGCATTCGCCCACGGTGCGATCCCGCCGAGGCTCCAGCCAGGCGAACCTCGGATCTGTGGATGCGCGAGGCACGAGGTGGACAACCTCGATTCCGACGAACGGCGCCTTGGTCGGATAGGTTCCGACGAAGGCGCCGTTCGTCGGAATCGGGTCAGCCCGAAGTAGTCCGACAGGACCGGTACGAAGAGCACGGCGGCGAACGCCACGACGAGCACGGCGACCAGCACCGCGGCGGCCTCGGCGAAGTCGGCGTCGGTTCCGTAGGTCAGACCGGTGTAGCTCTCGAACTCGTTGATCACCTCGTCGGGGGTGCGCCCGGTGCTGAACCCGTTCGACACGAGCTTGTAGAGGTAGGCGTACACGGCCGTGCCGAACCCGGCCGTGACGACCGCTGCGGGGATGACGAACCGCGCGAGGTTCCCCAGCAGGTGCTCGTCGGCGCGTCGTTGTACCGGCCCATCGCGAGCAGGGCCGCGCCGATGACGAAGAGGATCGAGTTGTAGAAGGAGAAGACGTTCGTGCGCAGGATCGTCGCGTAGCTGCGCGAGGTGCCGGTGACCGGTGTGTTCGCCTCGCCCGCGCGCCGGAGGGCGGCCGCCTCCGCGGAGGTCAGCCCGGCGGGTGCCGTGACCTGCGCCCGTGCGTCCATGGCGCGGAGATTAGGTCAGCGGCCTGTGCGCGACCTGATGAGCACGGAGGCGGCGTTCGCGGTGACGACGAGCGTGATGCCGAGCCAGTCGAGCGGAGCGAGCGCCTCGCCGAGCACGAGGGCGCCGATGCCGGCCGCGAACACCGGGTGGACGCTCATGAAGATGCCGAAGTAGTGGGCGGGGATCCGGCGCAGCGCCAGCAGGTCCACGAGGAACGGGACGGTCGAGGCCAGCACGCCCGCGGTCGCGGCGCAGGCGAGTGCCGTCGGGGTGGGCGGGTGCGCGATCAGGACCGCGACCCCGATCGGCAGGTACGCGAGGGCGGACACGGCGCCTGCGGCGGCCGACCCCTCCACGCCGGGCACGCGCCGCCCGACGGTGCGGTTGAGCAGGATGTAGGCCGACCAGCACGCGGCGGCGAGCAGGCCGAGGCCGATGCCGAGGTAGTCGCTCGACGGCTGCGGCCGGGTGAGGACGACGACCCCGACCGCGGCGAGCACCACGCAGCCGAGCGTGGCGCGGCGACGGGAGCCCGCCACCGCGACGGCGAGGGGACCGAGGAACTCCAGCGTGACCGCGAGTCCGAGCCCGATCCGGTCGATCGCGGTGTACAGCGAGACGTTCATGGTGCCGAACACGGCGGCCAGTCCCAGCACGGGCCACCACTGCCGCCGCGTGAACGCCCGCAGCCGCGGCCGGCCGAGGAGGAGCAACGCGACCCCGGCCACCCACTGGCGCACCGCCACCACGCCGACCGGCCCGATCACGTCGAAGGCGAGCGCGCCGACGGCGGCGCCGGTCTGGTTGGACAGGGCGCTGCCGAGGAGCAGCGCGACCCCCGAGGCCTCCCGTCGTGATCGGATGTCGGTGTCCACGTGGCCAGGATGCGCTCCGATCGAGCATTCACAAAATGCATCCCGTGCTCGAACGATACGCTTGACGCATGGATGTGGAGCTGCGGCACCTCCGCTGTCTCGTCGCGATCGTCGACACCGGAGGATTCACCGGTGCCGCCGCGGAGCTCGGCGTCACGCAGCCGTCCGTGTCCCGCGCCATCGCCGCGCTGGAGGACGCGCTCGGGGTGCGGGTGCTGCGCCGCACCAGTCGGGAGGTCCTGCTCACCACGGCGGGGGAGCGGGTGCTGGCGAGGGCGCGCCGGGTGCTCGCCGAGGTCGAGGACCTCGTCGGCGAGGCACGCAGCGGCCACACGCGGCTGCGGCTCGGCCACGCATGGGCGGCACTCGGCGCGCACACCGTCGAGCTGCAGCGGCGGTGGGCGGCGACGCACCCGGATGTGTCGCTGCAGCTGGTGCGCACCAACACACCGACGGGCGGGCTGGCCGAGGGCGCCTGCGACATCGCGGTGGTGCGGTCCGCACCGGGGCCGGCCCGCCTCGACCGCGTCCGCTTCGACAGCGCGGTGGTCGGGCTCGAGGCCCGCTACTGCGCCCTCGCCACGGACGACCCCCTCGCCCGGCGCCGGCAGCTGCGCCTCGCCCACCTGGCCGACCGCGTCGTCGCCATCGACCCGCGCACCGGCACCACCACCGTGGAGCTCTGGCCGCCCGACGCGCGCCCGGACGCGGAGGAGATCCACGACGTCGACGACTGGCTCGCCGTCATCGCGGGCGGCCGCTGCGTCGGCGTCACCGCGGAGAGCACCCTCACGCAGTACCGGCGCCACGGCGTGGTCTTCCGGCGCCTGCGCGATGCCCCACCGGTGCCGGTGCGGCTGGTGTGGTGGCGCGACGATCCGCACCCCGCGACGACCGACGTGGTGGGCCTGCTGGCGGAGCTCTACCGGCGGCGGGTTCGCACGCCGGCAGGCTCGTGATCAGCGACAGGAGGCGACAACTCAGGCCGACTCCCCGTAGCAGGTGACGATCGCGGCGGCGCGGTCGCGGAGGGAGGTGCGCAACCAGTGCGGGGCCAGGGCCTCCGCGTTCGTGGCGAGCTGCCACAGGGCCCATTCCGCGTGTCGTGAATCTTGGAAGGCCACCTCCATGCGCAGCCAGCCGTCTGCGTCGGCTTCCTCGGTGCGGACGGCCAGTGCGGTGCTCACCAGGTCCTCCCGCCGCGCCGGGTTCACCCGGACCAGCACGGTGACCTGGTCGCCGCCGACCCGGAACTGCGTGCTGCGTTCCCGCCAGGCCAGGTCCAGATCGACCCGGTCCGGTCGCTGTGCGGGTTCGGTGAGCTCCTCGGCGGCCAACACCCGCGACAGCCGGTAGGTGCGGTCCGCGCCGGACCTCGTGGCCAGCAAGTAGCCATGGCCGCGCACGGTGACCAGGCCGATCGGGTCCACCGTGCGCCACTTCGGGGCCTGGTCCACTGCCGCGTACCGGATCCGCAGCTTGTGCCCGGCGAACACCGCGCGCCGGACCTCGGTCACGACGGCGTCGGCAACCTCCTCGGCGACCAGCCGGCGCGACAGCAGGTCGGTCTCCGGGTCGACGAGCAATCGCCGGGCCGCGTCGCTCGCGGTGTCCCGATGGCTTTCGGGCAGCGCGTCGATCACCTTGAGCATGGCCGACGCGAGCGCCGACCCGAGGCCGAACACCTGCGCGCCGCGCCGTGATCCGGCGACCAGCAGAGCGAGCGCCTCGTCGTGGTTCAGCCCGGTGAGCTCGGTCTGGAAGCCGGGCAACAACGCGAAACCGCCGTGCCGGCCGCGTTCGGCGTAGACCGGGACGCCGGCCGCGGACAGCGCCTCGATGTCGCGCAGCACGGTGCGGGTGGACACCTCCAGCTCGCGGGCCAGCGTGGTGGCCGTCAGGCGACCGTGCCGGCGCAGCAACAGCACCAGCGAGACCAGCCGGTCGGCGCGCACGCGAAGACCCTACCGAATACACGACACAGGATGTCGTGATTCGTTGGGAGGCTCACGGGTGTGGGGAACCTCGACGAGTCGAATGGAGCTGGTGTGGCGATGGAGCGGACGGCGGTCAACCCCGTGACGTGGTCGGTGGAAATGGGATTCAACCAGGGGGAGATCGTCTCAGGGCACACCAGGACCCTGTACTGCTCCGGGCAGACCGCGATGAGCGGCGACGGCGAGCCCCGGCACGACGGGGACATGGCGGCGCAGTTGGCACTGAGCATCGACAACCTGGAGGCCGTGCTCGGCGAGGCCGGCATGTCCCTCGCGAACCTCGTCCGGCTAGGCGTCTACACCACCGACGTGGACCTGCTC
This window harbors:
- a CDS encoding helix-turn-helix transcriptional regulator codes for the protein MRADRLVSLVLLLRRHGRLTATTLARELEVSTRTVLRDIEALSAAGVPVYAERGRHGGFALLPGFQTELTGLNHDEALALLVAGSRRGAQVFGLGSALASAMLKVIDALPESHRDTASDAARRLLVDPETDLLSRRLVAEEVADAVVTEVRRAVFAGHKLRIRYAAVDQAPKWRTVDPIGLVTVRGHGYLLATRSGADRTYRLSRVLAAEELTEPAQRPDRVDLDLAWRERSTQFRVGGDQVTVLVRVNPARREDLVSTALAVRTEEADADGWLRMEVAFQDSRHAEWALWQLATNAEALAPHWLRTSLRDRAAAIVTCYGESA
- a CDS encoding EamA family transporter — translated: MDTDIRSRREASGVALLLGSALSNQTGAAVGALAFDVIGPVGVVAVRQWVAGVALLLLGRPRLRAFTRRQWWPVLGLAAVFGTMNVSLYTAIDRIGLGLAVTLEFLGPLAVAVAGSRRRATLGCVVLAAVGVVVLTRPQPSSDYLGIGLGLLAAACWSAYILLNRTVGRRVPGVEGSAAAGAVSALAYLPIGVAVLIAHPPTPTALACAATAGVLASTVPFLVDLLALRRIPAHYFGIFMSVHPVFAAGIGALVLGEALAPLDWLGITLVVTANAASVLIRSRTGR
- a CDS encoding RidA family protein produces the protein MERTAVNPVTWSVEMGFNQGEIVSGHTRTLYCSGQTAMSGDGEPRHDGDMAAQLALSIDNLEAVLGEAGMSLANLVRLGVYTTDVDLLLQHYGVLASRLGAAGVAPATTMLGVTRLAIPGQMIELEGTAVA
- a CDS encoding LysR family transcriptional regulator, with product MDVELRHLRCLVAIVDTGGFTGAAAELGVTQPSVSRAIAALEDALGVRVLRRTSREVLLTTAGERVLARARRVLAEVEDLVGEARSGHTRLRLGHAWAALGAHTVELQRRWAATHPDVSLQLVRTNTPTGGLAEGACDIAVVRSAPGPARLDRVRFDSAVVGLEARYCALATDDPLARRRQLRLAHLADRVVAIDPRTGTTTVELWPPDARPDAEEIHDVDDWLAVIAGGRCVGVTAESTLTQYRRHGVVFRRLRDAPPVPVRLVWWRDDPHPATTDVVGLLAELYRRRVRTPAGS